In Blattabacterium cuenoti, the genomic stretch GTAGCCATGACAAAATTTCCGACTATTATATTAGAAATGCCTATTTTGGAAAAAAAAGAAAATTATTTATCCATAAAACATGCAAAATTTTTAAAAAAAAAATTTGAAAACGTTCATTATTTAAAAAAAGATTTGTCTACTTTATTTACAAGTTTTTGTCATATAATTAATGATAATGATGTTGAAAATAAAAAGAAATATTTTTTATCACTCGCATTAGCAAATATTAAATCTCGAATTCGTATGCTTACTTTATATTATTATGCTAATGTAAAAAATTATCTTGTTGTTGGAACTGGAAATAAGGTAGAAGATTTTGGTGTAGGTTTTTTTACAAAATATGGAGATGGAGGTGTAGATTTAAATCCTATAGCAGATTTGAATAAAAGTGAAATTCGTATTTTAGCTAGAAAATTAAATATTATTGATGAAATACAAAAAGCAGAACCAACAGACGGACTATGGGAAGATCATCGATCTGATGAAGATCAATTAGGTGCTACTTATGAGGAATTAGAATGGGCTATGGAAATGATAGAAAAAAAAAATTATACGTTTTCTGAAAAGGAAAATAAAATTTTAAAACAATATCAAATTTTACACGAAAAAAATAGACACAAAATGATTTCTATTCCTAAATGCAAAATACCTGATATTATAAAAAAACTTGATAAAATTTAACTGTTTATTAAATTTGTAACTTTTTTTTTCTTAAGTTCATTCTATAATGTTCTATAAATAATGGAAGAAAAACACAAAAAAATTTTAAAGAAAAAAAAATTGACTCAAAAATCTAATTCTGTTTTAAATAACTCAACCAATACGGAAACTACTTTACATGAAAAAGTATATTTAATGAATGATGAAGACAAGATTGAAAAAATCAAACAACATTTTTTTCAAATCATGAAAATTTTAGGTTTAGATATGAATGATGATAGTTTATGTATGACCCCTCAACGGGTTGCTCAAATGTTTGTAAAAGAAATATTTAGTGGGTTAAACCCTAAAAATATGCCCCATCTTTCCATTTTCGAAAATAAATATAAATATAGACAAATGTTAATAGAAAAAAATATAACAGTTTATTCTACTTGTGAACATCATTTTCTTCCGATTGTGGGAAAAGCTCATGTAGGTTATATTTCTAATGGAAAAGTTGTAGGATTATCTAAAATTAATAGAATTGTGAATTTTTATGCAAAAAGACCACAAGTTCAAGAACGTTTAACTATACAGATAGTTCAATATCTAAAAAAAATGTTAGGGACACAAGACGTTGCCTGTGTTATAGAAGCAAAACATTTATGCGTAAATTCTCGTGGAATCAGAGATATAGATAGTCGCACTGTTACGACCGAATTAACAGGATCTTTTAAAGAAAATTCAGAAATTAGAAAAGAATTTTTACATCATATTGGAATTTCTTAAATGAAATGAAAATGGATCAAAAAAATTGTCAACGAGAAAATCGAAATCATCTCAAAATATATAATTCTTTAACAGGAAAAAAAGAATTTTTTAAACCCATTCATAAAAAATATGTTGGAATTTATGTATGTGGACCTACGGTTTATAATCACCTACATTTAGGTAATTGTAGAACTTTTATATCATTTGATATTGTTTTTCGTTATTTAAAACATTTAGGATATCAAGTTCGTTATGTCAGAAATATTACTGATGTTGGACATTTAGAAAATGAAAATAATGAGGTGAAAGATAAAATTTCTAAAAGGTCTTATATAGAAGGACTTGAACCAATGGAAATTGTTCAAAAATATACCCGTTCTTTTCACAATTTATTAAATATTCTAAATGTGCTGCCTCCAAGTATAGAACCAACAGCTACAGGTCATATTATAGAACAAATAGATATGATTCAAGAGTTAATTAAAAAAGAACTAGCATACGAAATAAATGGATCTGTATATTTTAATTTAAGAAATTACAGAAAATTTTATCCTTATGGCATTCTTAGTAGAAATAAAATTGATCAGCTTCTTCATAAAAAATTAAAATATTTATATGAAAAACATGAATTTCAGGATTTTTCTCTTTGGAAAAAAGCTCCTGACAATCATATTATGAATTGGACCTCTCCATGGGGAAAAGGATTTCCTGGTTGGCATATAGAATGTACCACTATGAGTACAAAATATTTAGGAGAAAATTTTGATATTCATGGTGGAGGAATAGATCTTAAATTTCCTCATCATGAATGCGAGTTAGCACAAGCTATAGGTATTTACAACAACACAAACTCTTTTGCACACTATTGGATGCATACTAATATGTTAACTTTAAATGGAAAGAAAATGAGTAAATCTACAGGAAATTTATTAGAGTTTCAAGATATTCTTTTCGATAAGAAAAAAACTTTCTTTCCTAGTATTTTGAGATTTTACATGCTACAATCCCATTATAGAAATGTTATGGATTTTTCCAATAAAGGACTAATGGATGCTGAAAAAGGATATGATCGTATCATGACAGCTATGAAAAAATTAAATAATATTGAACCTCATCCTAAAAAAAATAGATTTAAAGATCACAATATTTTTGACATATGTAATTGGATCAATGATTGTTATCAAGCCATTAACGATGATTTTAACATTCCTTTATTAATTACTTATTTATTTCAAGCTTCTCGTATTATTAATGATTCTCTTGACAATATTGATCATATTAATTTATTAAAAAAATATATGATTTATTTTGTTTTTGATATTTTAGGATTTCAAAAAATTAATGATCACGAAGAAAATTCAAAAAAACTAAAAATACTTGTAGAAAGATTAATCAAGTTTCGTACAGAAGAAAGAAAACAAAAAAATTGGATCATTTCAGATAAAATTAGAGAAGAACTGTCTTGCATAGGGGTTTCATTACATGATGAAAAAATTTTATAATGA encodes the following:
- the nadE gene encoding NAD(+) synthase, which encodes MIKSEKIIRYIVYWLKKYIQKSQSNGFIIGISGGIDSSVTSFLVAMTKFPTIILEMPILEKKENYLSIKHAKFLKKKFENVHYLKKDLSTLFTSFCHIINDNDVENKKKYFLSLALANIKSRIRMLTLYYYANVKNYLVVGTGNKVEDFGVGFFTKYGDGGVDLNPIADLNKSEIRILARKLNIIDEIQKAEPTDGLWEDHRSDEDQLGATYEELEWAMEMIEKKNYTFSEKENKILKQYQILHEKNRHKMISIPKCKIPDIIKKLDKI
- the cysS gene encoding cysteine--tRNA ligase, whose translation is MDQKNCQRENRNHLKIYNSLTGKKEFFKPIHKKYVGIYVCGPTVYNHLHLGNCRTFISFDIVFRYLKHLGYQVRYVRNITDVGHLENENNEVKDKISKRSYIEGLEPMEIVQKYTRSFHNLLNILNVLPPSIEPTATGHIIEQIDMIQELIKKELAYEINGSVYFNLRNYRKFYPYGILSRNKIDQLLHKKLKYLYEKHEFQDFSLWKKAPDNHIMNWTSPWGKGFPGWHIECTTMSTKYLGENFDIHGGGIDLKFPHHECELAQAIGIYNNTNSFAHYWMHTNMLTLNGKKMSKSTGNLLEFQDILFDKKKTFFPSILRFYMLQSHYRNVMDFSNKGLMDAEKGYDRIMTAMKKLNNIEPHPKKNRFKDHNIFDICNWINDCYQAINDDFNIPLLITYLFQASRIINDSLDNIDHINLLKKYMIYFVFDILGFQKINDHEENSKKLKILVERLIKFRTEERKQKNWIISDKIREELSCIGVSLHDEKIL
- the folE gene encoding GTP cyclohydrolase I FolE produces the protein MMEEKHKKILKKKKLTQKSNSVLNNSTNTETTLHEKVYLMNDEDKIEKIKQHFFQIMKILGLDMNDDSLCMTPQRVAQMFVKEIFSGLNPKNMPHLSIFENKYKYRQMLIEKNITVYSTCEHHFLPIVGKAHVGYISNGKVVGLSKINRIVNFYAKRPQVQERLTIQIVQYLKKMLGTQDVACVIEAKHLCVNSRGIRDIDSRTVTTELTGSFKENSEIRKEFLHHIGIS